One segment of Mycobacterium spongiae DNA contains the following:
- a CDS encoding type II toxin-antitoxin system VapC family toxin codes for MTAILLDTNVLLWLVSTPDKIATSALDTLADQTNELAVSAASAWEVAIKTRIGRLDGAPLLSAWDETLASMNAADLGIDSADALLAGQLNWNHKDPFDRMIVAQAARRGLTIATSDDRVTTGALTAVIKIR; via the coding sequence GGCTGGTCTCAACACCGGACAAAATCGCCACCTCCGCACTCGACACTCTTGCCGACCAAACCAACGAACTAGCCGTGTCCGCAGCTTCAGCCTGGGAGGTGGCAATCAAGACGCGGATCGGACGCCTCGACGGCGCGCCGCTCCTGTCTGCCTGGGATGAAACGCTGGCGAGCATGAACGCCGCAGATCTGGGGATCGACTCAGCCGATGCGCTGCTGGCCGGTCAGCTCAACTGGAACCACAAAGACCCATTCGACCGCATGATCGTCGCTCAAGCGGCCCGCCGCGGTTTAACCATCGCGACCAGTGACGACCGCGTCACCACCGGCGCTCTCACCGCAGTAATCAAGATCCGATAA